In the Daphnia pulicaria isolate SC F1-1A chromosome 2, SC_F0-13Bv2, whole genome shotgun sequence genome, one interval contains:
- the LOC124327741 gene encoding uncharacterized protein LOC124327741 codes for MKCNLIYCVVLVISSMMVRLLAGAQRTTTVTLTEARTTTSTIHLSTNLACAQLVNVTGRCRQRRGFPAEEPVILVMDYHEPNWFNPQSHWQFIPTQTFSVEATPLAIISDWSVNNYPINFQPPASKVEPSISGRNKNPFNRQQGYFTKFLNGLFNSIVSTVNVTVTNVFTHTLSTTTTNTTSFILMGCTPSPLPHSVCPASTTAPAKISNNDEERQILFQLWNRYRWRPFVTYSVVRRTTTITAAVISSTVGLCAKLVNVTGACRLRRGMWVDDPIVLSFDDDMDSIDDALSPSKTLSIEPTAMPELSIESRDEKSGRSLSNLTIRSSSADGPEELEEDEELSRRLGYLNLAAFYSAIRRRIKFITLTTTAVVVTVIRTSTYYVTVSTKTFFVQICTPTPFPFSVCPRSSGRN; via the exons ATGAAATGCAATCTGATTTATTGTGTCGTCCTTGTGATATCCTCGATGATGGTCCGTCTGCTGGCCGGAGCTCAAAGGACAACGACGGTCACCTTGACCGAAGCCAGAACCACCACATCTACAATTCACCTGAGCACCAAC TTGGCATGCGCTCAATTGGTCAACGTAACTGGAAGATGTCGCCAACGTCGAGGATTTCCTGCCGAGGAGCCTGTCATCCTGGTGATGGACTACCACGAGCCCAACTGGTTCAACCCTCAATCCCATTGGCAATTCATTCCCACTCAAACGTTCAG CGTGGAAGCCACACCTTTGGCGATCATCTCCGATTGGTCGGTGAATAATTATCCAATCAATTTCCAACCACCGGCCAGCAAAGTCGAACCTTCAATCTCGGGCCGCAATAAAAATCCTTTCAACCGACAGCAGGGATATTTCACCAAGTTCTTGAACGGCTTGTTCAATTCAATCGTGTCGACCGTCAACGTCACGGTGACCAACGTCTTCACAC ACACCTTGTCGACGACGACAACCAACACGACCAGTTTCATCCTGATGGGTTGCACTCCCAGTCCACTGCCCCATTCCGTCTGCCCGGCATCAACAACCGCACCCgcgaaaatttcaaataatgacGAAGAAAGGCAAATTCTGTTTCAACTCTGGAACCGATACAGATGGAGGCCGTTCGTGACTTATTCGGTGGTGAGACGGACGACAACCATCACCGCCGCGGTCATCTCGTCGACGGTGGGACTCTGCGCCAAATTGGTCAACGTCACGGGTGCCTGTCGACTGCGCCGGGGCATGTGGGTCGACGACCCCATCGTCCTGAGCTTCGACGACGACATGGACTCGATCGATGACGCCCTTTCGCCCAGCAAAACTTTAAG TATCGAACCGACGGCCATGCCGGAATTATCCATCGAGAGCCGAGATGAGAAATCCGGTCGTTCATTGTCGAATTTAACGATCCGGTCGTCTTCGGCGGATGGGCCGGAAGAGCTGGAAGAAGACGAGGAATTGAGCCGACGACTTGGCTATTTGAATCTCGCGGCATTTTATTCGGCCATCCGGAGGCGGATTAAATTCATCACGCTGACAACGACGGCGGTCGTCGTGACGGTTATCAGAACGTCGACCTATTACGTCACGGTCAGTACCAAAACGTTTTTCGTTCAAATCTGTACTCCGACTCCCTTTCCATTCAGCGTCTGCCCCCGTTCATCCGGCCggaattga
- the LOC124326390 gene encoding uncharacterized protein LOC124326390 has translation MKSTVFFIIVSMCIGPSLCAWGRPRASKSSTTTTTTTSPLPPSSNSSRMGLERRVGKPDEEKDYEDGGSLELDGIESTVINGTDQEERFFNKFPLHVFMKKKRPFVSFSTVTQTSTITALITSSTVGLCAKLVNVTGACRLRRGMWVDDPIVLSFDDDMDSIDEALSPSKTLSIETTSVPEAMVAQGRSSSDEVIQNGARDRRISVRSGSVIHSSKEEVGGESRDDDVQESRFGFFGLKKKIKNKMKFITVITTTLVTSTSTSTYYVTISTKTFYIQLCTPSPFPFNICQGRKKRQLEIEQQNSQ, from the exons atgaaatcgacTGTTTTCTTCATCATCGTGTCCATGTGCATCGGGCCGTCTCTCTGCGCCTGGGGTAGACCCAGAGCGTCAAAGTCCAGcacgaccaccaccaccacgaccAGTCCTCTTCcgcccagcagcaacagcagccggATGGGCCTGGAACGTCGGGTAGGTAAACCCGACGAAGAAAAGGACTACGAGGACGGCGGATCCCTGGAACTGGACGGAATCGAGTCGACCGTCATCAACGGGACGGACCAGGAGGAGCGATTCTTCAACAAATTTCCGCTCCACGTCTTCATGAAGAAGAAGCGGCCGTTCGTGAGCTTCTCGACTGTTACGCAAACGTCGACCATCACGGCCCTGATCACGTCGTCGACGGTAGGACTCTGCGCCAAACTGGTCAACGTCACTGGTGCCTGTCGACTGCGCCGGGGCATGTGGGTCGATGACCCCATCGTCCTGAGCTTCGACGACGACATGGACTCGATCGACGAGGCCCTTTCGCCCAGCAAAACTTTAAG CATCGAAACGACTTCCGTGCCGGAAGCGATGGTCGCCCAAGGGCGGAGTAGTAGCGACGAGGTGATACAAAATGGAGCGCGGGACCGGAGGATTTCGGTCCGGTCGGGATCGGTGATCCACTCGTCCAAGGAGGAGGTGGGAGGAGAGTCGAGAGATGACGACGTCCAGGAGAGTCGGTTCGGCTTTTTCggtttaaagaagaaaatcaaaaacaaaatgaaattcatcacCGTCATCACGACGACGCTGGTGACGTCGACCAGCACGTCGACCTATTACGTCACCATCAGCACCAAGACCTTTTACATTCAACTGTGCACGCCGTCACCTTTCCCCTTCAACATCTGCCAGGGCCGGAAGAAACGGCAGCTCGAAATCGAGCAGCAAAATTCCcagtaa